A stretch of the Nitrospirota bacterium genome encodes the following:
- the rplX gene encoding 50S ribosomal protein L24 has translation MNKSRIRKGDLVMVIAGRERGKTGKVLSVDPVAGKVVVEKLNIIKRHTKPNQKVRQGGIIEKEAPMAISNVMYLCPVTQKPARLGVRVLEDGRRARFSKKSKELVE, from the coding sequence ATGAACAAATCCAGAATCCGCAAAGGCGACCTCGTGATGGTCATCGCCGGGCGAGAACGGGGCAAGACCGGGAAGGTCCTGTCCGTCGACCCGGTTGCGGGCAAAGTCGTCGTCGAAAAGCTGAACATCATCAAGCGGCACACCAAGCCCAATCAGAAGGTGAGGCAGGGGGGGATCATCGAGAAGGAAGCCCCGATGGCCATCTCCAACGTGATGTATCTGTGTCCCGTGACCCAAAAGCCGGCGAGGCTGGGCGTGAGAGTGCTGGAAGACGGGCGCCGTGCCAGGTTCAGCAAGAAGTCGAAAGAGTTGGTCGAGTAA
- the rplN gene encoding 50S ribosomal protein L14: MVQNYTYMDVADNSGAKQVMCFHVLGGSKRRYGSLGDVVVVTVKEAIPQASVKKGDVSRAVIVRTTKEVRREDGSYIKFDRNACVLINAQGEPIGTRIFGPVARELRWKKFMKIISLAPEVL, encoded by the coding sequence ATGGTTCAGAATTACACCTACATGGACGTGGCGGACAACTCTGGCGCCAAGCAGGTCATGTGCTTCCACGTGCTCGGCGGTTCCAAGCGGCGGTACGGTTCGCTCGGCGATGTCGTGGTGGTCACGGTGAAAGAGGCCATTCCGCAGGCCAGCGTGAAGAAGGGCGACGTCAGCCGCGCCGTCATTGTGCGAACCACCAAAGAAGTCCGCCGGGAAGACGGATCCTACATCAAGTTTGATCGCAACGCCTGCGTGTTGATCAACGCTCAGGGCGAACCGATCGGCACGCGCATTTTCGGCCCGGTCGCGCGGGAACTGCGGTGGAAAAAGTTCATGAAGATCATTTCGCTCGCGCCTGAAGTGCTGTAG
- the rpsQ gene encoding 30S ribosomal protein S17, giving the protein MAERTKKRREWFGNVISSKMQKTVVVAVERSVIHPVYKKVIRRVSKLKAHDENNMCKIGDRVKLIETRPISRHKHFRVVQVMEKGQPEG; this is encoded by the coding sequence ATGGCAGAGCGCACCAAGAAACGCCGTGAGTGGTTTGGAAACGTCATCAGCAGCAAAATGCAGAAGACCGTTGTCGTAGCGGTCGAACGTTCCGTGATTCATCCCGTCTACAAAAAAGTGATTCGTCGCGTGAGCAAGCTCAAGGCTCACGATGAAAACAATATGTGCAAGATCGGTGATCGCGTCAAACTGATCGAGACCAGGCCCATCAGCCGGCACAAGCACTTCAGGGTCGTGCAGGTCATGGAAAAGGGACAACCGGAAGGGTAG
- the rpmC gene encoding 50S ribosomal protein L29, translating to MEMKELRQLTAAELVEKEKQLKQELFNLRFQLGTGRIENPMQVRKTRREIARVKTVLRELAAEQTGASARAKG from the coding sequence ATGGAAATGAAGGAGCTCAGGCAGTTGACGGCTGCCGAGTTGGTGGAGAAGGAAAAGCAACTCAAGCAGGAGCTCTTCAATCTGCGGTTCCAACTCGGCACAGGGCGCATCGAGAATCCCATGCAGGTTCGGAAAACCAGGCGGGAGATCGCCCGAGTCAAGACCGTGCTGCGCGAATTGGCCGCGGAGCAGACCGGAGCATCGGCTCGGGCTAAAGGATAA